In the Pontibacillus sp. HMF3514 genome, GAGTTGTTGGACCTTTTCTTTGAATGCCATGACCCAACAACGAAGAATCGCCAGGGAGAAGATGTTGGCTCTCAATATCGTTCCGTAATCTTCTACTCAGATGAGACGCAACAGCATATTGCTGAAGAAAAAATTTCAGAGTGGAATAACAAGGGTATTTTTAATACACCAATAGTCACGCAGCTTACACAGGCTTCAGACTTTTATGAAGCAGAAGAATATCATCAAAAATATTTACAGAAAAACGGTTCTGTAGCTTGTGGAATAGTGTAATCCCTCGGGATTACACTATTTTTTATTCCGTTATATGGCAGTTATCTAGAATAAGCTGGTGCGGGGGGCCGTTTCGTTTATGCAATGCGGCGAGCTGTGGAACGGGTTGCTTTCCCCCGGAAGACCGATCGAGCTTCCTCGTCACTTCGTTCCTGCGGGATCTCTCTCGCCCTTTCTACAGGAGGAGTCAACCCGTTCCACAGCCCACCTTAGCCGAATCGTGATGAACGGAACCGCAGTGATATGGAGAGGTGATGCTTAAGGACATCTGTTCCGTTATTTGATCTTAATATGACTTTTATGAAGAGCTTACGGA is a window encoding:
- the msrA gene encoding peptide-methionine (S)-S-oxide reductase MsrA, which encodes MATAVFAAGCFWGVEAFFERVKGVETTRVGFMGGNVENPSYEQVKTGKTGHAEVTKIDYNSDVVSYQELLDLFFECHDPTTKNRQGEDVGSQYRSVIFYSDETQQHIAEEKISEWNNKGIFNTPIVTQLTQASDFYEAEEYHQKYLQKNGSVACGIV